Proteins from a genomic interval of Mycolicibacterium grossiae:
- a CDS encoding NAD(P)H-dependent flavin oxidoreductase — protein sequence MPNRIQTLLGVRFPVVQAPMTYIARAELAAAVSEAGGLGMLETLTPEGRADLVRVRDLTDQPVAANLMIQGWKRDPSIVDVLADAEVRHVFTSAGDPALFTGRLHDAGMTVVHVVGSLKAARKAADAGVDALVVEGVEGGGFKSAQGASTMVLLPLIADHVDLPIIAAGGMCDSRSAAAALVLGAEGVQMGTRMLASVEAAVHADFKAAILAADDAGTVLLEVPGNPTMRVLHTGLAARVVAGDQHAALLGRIDELYFGGDVEASVANTGQVSSRIVDLLPASDIVRRTWLDIATELERAMARR from the coding sequence GTGCCCAATCGGATTCAGACACTGCTCGGTGTGCGCTTCCCCGTGGTGCAGGCGCCCATGACCTACATCGCCCGCGCCGAGCTGGCCGCCGCGGTGTCGGAAGCCGGCGGTCTGGGGATGCTCGAGACGCTGACGCCCGAGGGTCGCGCCGACCTGGTCCGGGTCCGCGATCTGACCGATCAGCCGGTGGCCGCCAACCTGATGATCCAGGGGTGGAAGCGTGACCCGTCCATCGTCGACGTGCTCGCCGACGCCGAGGTACGCCACGTGTTCACGTCGGCAGGGGACCCCGCGCTGTTCACCGGGCGACTGCACGACGCCGGGATGACGGTGGTGCACGTCGTGGGCTCACTCAAGGCGGCCCGCAAGGCCGCCGACGCCGGCGTGGACGCGCTCGTGGTGGAGGGCGTCGAGGGCGGCGGCTTCAAGTCGGCGCAGGGGGCGTCGACCATGGTGCTGCTGCCGCTGATCGCCGACCACGTGGACCTGCCGATCATCGCCGCCGGTGGCATGTGCGACTCCCGTTCGGCCGCAGCCGCTCTGGTGCTCGGCGCGGAGGGCGTGCAGATGGGCACGCGGATGCTGGCCAGCGTCGAGGCCGCCGTGCATGCAGACTTCAAGGCGGCGATCCTGGCGGCCGACGACGCGGGCACGGTGCTGCTCGAGGTGCCCGGGAACCCGACGATGCGGGTCCTGCACACCGGGCTGGCGGCGCGCGTGGTCGCCGGTGATCAGCACGCGGCGCTGCTGGGCCGCATCGACGAGCTGTACTTCGGTGGCGACGTGGAGGCGAGCGTCGCCAACACGGGCCAGGTGTCGTCGCGCATCGTCGATCTGCTCCCGGCGTCGGACATCGTGCGGCGGACGTGGCTCGACATCGCCACCGAACTGGAACGCGCGATGGCGCGGCGCTGA
- a CDS encoding DKNYY domain-containing protein gives MRGRVIAGLCLAALLVLPACSRDDPPNSMFEDAGYHVRGDKVYYLNAFPGKAVEIEGADPGSFDPLDRGYARDGARVYVDGKQIADADPGTFEVLDRPPYAKDARHVYRWGEVLSDDPAHFELLDGDLSRDGGAVYWSDGRVLSDDPRNFAIISVEDHYLFTKDARTVHVNGEPIDGADPATFRVLEGAYAVDDRSAFYFTRRIADVDRATFAVREGSFAADARHVYWMGEVIDGAEPATFRVLNRNFDCSADARRAFYQRTPIAGADPADFPRGRDVTGCSATSMSFAE, from the coding sequence ATGCGGGGACGGGTGATCGCGGGGCTGTGCCTGGCGGCACTGCTGGTCCTGCCCGCCTGCAGTCGCGACGACCCGCCGAATTCGATGTTCGAGGACGCCGGCTACCACGTGCGGGGCGACAAGGTGTACTATCTCAACGCCTTTCCCGGCAAGGCCGTCGAAATCGAGGGCGCCGACCCCGGCTCGTTCGATCCGCTCGACCGCGGCTACGCCCGTGACGGGGCGCGCGTCTACGTCGATGGCAAGCAGATCGCCGACGCCGACCCCGGCACGTTCGAGGTCCTCGACCGCCCGCCGTACGCCAAGGACGCCCGGCACGTCTACCGCTGGGGCGAGGTGCTCAGCGACGACCCCGCGCACTTCGAACTCCTCGACGGTGACCTGAGCAGGGACGGCGGAGCGGTCTACTGGAGCGACGGCCGGGTGCTGTCCGACGATCCCCGGAACTTCGCGATCATCTCCGTCGAGGACCACTACCTGTTCACCAAGGACGCCCGCACGGTGCACGTCAACGGCGAACCGATCGACGGTGCCGACCCGGCCACCTTCCGGGTCCTCGAGGGCGCCTACGCCGTCGACGATCGCAGCGCCTTCTACTTCACCCGGCGCATCGCCGATGTCGACCGCGCGACGTTCGCGGTGCGGGAGGGCTCGTTCGCCGCCGACGCGCGGCACGTGTACTGGATGGGCGAGGTGATCGACGGCGCCGAGCCCGCGACGTTCCGCGTGCTGAATCGCAACTTCGACTGCTCGGCCGACGCACGCCGCGCCTTCTACCAGCGGACGCCGATCGCCGGCGCCGACCCGGCCGACTTCCCGCGCGGCCGGGACGTGACCGGATGCTCCGCGACGTCCATGTCGTTCGCGGAGTGA